ACAGACCGCCGACCGCGTTCACGAGACGCCGGCGGGAACTGCCGACAAAAGGAAGAAACACCTAGTGCCAACGATCAATCAGCTGGTCCGCAAGGGCCGTCACGACAAGCCTGCCAAGACGAAGACGGCAGCCCTCAAGGGCAGCCCGCAGCGTCGTGGCGTGTGCACGCGTGTGTACACCACCACCCCGAAGAAGCCGAACTCCGCGCTGCGAAAGGTCGCCCGTGTGCGCCTGACCAGTTCCGTCGAGGTCACCGCTTACATCCCGGGTGAAGGACACAACCTGCAGGAGCACTCGATGGTGCTCGTCCGCGGTGGTCGTGTGAAGGACCTCCCCGGTGTGCGTTACAAGGTCATCCGCGGCTCGCTCGACACCCAGGGTGTCAAGGACCGCAAGCAGGCCCGCAGCCGTTACGGCGCGAAGAAGGGGAACTGATAAGTCATGCCACGTAAAGGACCCGCACCCAAGCGCCCCCTGATCAACGATCCGGTCTACGGTTCGCCGCTGGTCACCCAGCTGGTCAACAAGATCCTGCTCGACGGCAAGAAGTCGACCGCGGAACGCATCGTCTACCAGGCTCTCGAGCAGGCCCGTGACAAGACCGGCACCGATCCGGTCGTCACCCTCAAGCGCGCCCTGGACAACGTCAAGCCGACCCTCGAGGTCAAGAGCCGCCGCGTCGGTGGCGCCACCTACCAGGTGCCGATCGAGGTCAAGCCGGGCCGCGCCAACACGCTCGCGCTGCGTTGGCTGGTGACCTTCAGCCGCCAGCGTCGTGAGAAGACCATGGTCGAGCGCCTCGCCAACGAGCTGCTCGACGCGTCCAACGGTCTCGGCGCTTCGGTCAAGCGTCGCGAGGACACCCACAAGATGGCCGAAGCCAACCGGGCGTTCGCGCACTACCGCTGGTGAGTCCGTGCCACGCGTGACCGGATACCGGTCACGTGTGGCGCACAGTTTTTGTTCAACAGCAATTCCCGAAGGGAAACCAAGTGGCACAGGAAGTGCTCAGCGACCTGAACAAGGTTCGCAACATCGGCATCATGGCCCACATCGATGCCGGTAAGACCACCGCGACCGAGCGAATCCTCTACTACACCGGTGTGAACTACAAGATCGGTGAAACCCACGACGGTGCCTCGACCACCGACTGGATGGAGCAGGAGAAGGAGCGGGGTATCACGATCACCTCCGCCGCCGTCACCTGTTTCTGGAACAAGAACCAGATCAACATCATCGACACCCCCGGGCACGTCGACTTCACCGTCGAGGTGGAGCGCAGCCTGCGTGTGCTCGACGGTGCGGTCGCCGTGTTCGACGGCAAAGAAGGTGTCGAGCCGCAGTCCGAGCAGGTCTGGCGGCAGGCCGAGAAGTACGACGTCCCGCGTATCTGCTTCGTCAACAAGATGGACAAGCTGGGTGCGGACTTCTTCTTCACCGTGCGCACCATCGAGGAGCGCCTCGGCGCCAAGCCGCTCGTCCTGCAGCTGCCGATCGGTGCCGAGGACAACTTCGACGGCGTCGTCGACCTGATCGAGCAGAAGGCGATCACCTGGCGCGGCACCGTCGAGATCGGCGCCGCACCGACCATCGAGGAGATCCCCGCCGATCTCGCCGACCAGGCCGCCGAGTACCGCGAGAAGCTGCTCGAGACCGTCGCCGAGACCGATGAGGCACTGCTCGAGAAGTACTTCGGTGGCGAGGAACTCACCACCGACGAGATCAAGGCGGCCATCCGGAAGCTCACCATCGCGCGTGAGTACTACCCGGTGATCTGCGGTTCGGCGTTCAAGAACAAGGGTGTCCAGCCCATGCTGGACGCGATCATCTCCTACCTGCCGTCGCCGCTCGACGTCCCCTCGGTCGAGGGTCACGCCGTGGGCAACGAGGAAGAGATCCTGTCGCGCAAGCCGTCGGCCGACGAGCCGTTCTCGGCGCTCGCCTTCAAGATCGCGGCACACCCCTTCTTCGGCAAGCTGACCTTCGTGCGCGTGTACTCGGGTCACATCACCGCCGGCACCCAGGTGCTCAACGCCACCAAGGGCAAGAAGGAGCGCATCGGGAAGCTCTTCCAGATGCACGCCAACAAGGAGATGCCCGTCGAGGATGCGACCGCTGGTCACATCTACGCGATGATCGGCCTCAAGGACACGACCACCGGTGACACCCTGTGTGACTCCAGTGCGCCGATCGTCCTCGAGTCGATGAGCTTCCCGGACCCGGTCATCAACGTCTCGATCGAGCCGAAGACCAAGTCCGACCAGGAGAAGCTCGGCACCGCGATCCAGAAGCTCGCCGAAGAGGATCCGACCTTCTCGGTCAAGCTCGACGAGGAGACCGGCCAGACCGTCATCGGCGGCATGGGCGAGCTCCACCTCGACATCCTGGTCGACCGCATGAAGCGGGAGTTCAAGGTCGAGGCCAACGTCGGCAAGCCGCAGGTGGCCTACCGCGAGACGATCCGCAAGACCGTCGACAAGCACGAGTTCACCCACAAGAAGCAGACGGGTGGATCGGGGCAGTTCGCCAAGGTCATCATCAAGCTCGAGCCGTTGGTCGACGCCGAGGACGGCGCCACCTACGAGTTCGACAACGCGGTCACCGGTGGTCGCGTCCCGCGCGAGTACATCCCATCCGTGGATGCCGGTGCGCAGGATGCGATGCAGTACGGTGTGCTCGCCGGTTACCCGCTGGTCAACTTGAAGGTCACCCTGCTCGACGGTCAGTATCACGACGTCGACTCCTCGGAGATGGCCTTCAAGATCGCCGGTTCGCAGGCCCTCAAGGAGGCCGCGCGGATGGCGAGCCCGGTCATCCTGGAGCCGATCATGGCCGTCGAGGTCACGACTCCGGAGGACTACATGGGTGACGTGATCGGCGACCTGAACTCCCGCCGTGGCCAGATCCAGGCCATGGAGGAGCGCAGTGGTGCGCGTGTCGTGAAGGCACAGGTGCCGCTGTCGGAGATGTTCGGCTACATCGGAGACCTTCGGTCGAAGACCCAGGGCCGGGCAAACTACTCCATGGTGTTCGACTCCTACGCGGAAGTTCCCGCGAACGTGTCGAAGGAGATCATCGCGAAGGCCACCGGCGAATAAGTCGGTCGTCCCCGCGACACGCGCCGGCCACATCACAAGCGGGCGCAACAACGTAAGTAACCGAAAACAGCTGTTGGGATCCACCCAACAGAGCAACAACAGTCCAGGAGGACAATCAAGTGGCGAAGGCGAAGTTCGAGCGGACCAAGCCGCACGTGAACATCGGCACCATCGGTCACGTCGACCACGGCAAGACCACGCTGACCGCGGCCATCACCAAGGTGCTGCACGACAAGTACCCGAATCTCAACCAGAGCTTTGCGTTCGATCAGATCGACAAGGCGCCGGAAGAGAAGGCTCGTGGTATCACGATCAATATCTCGCACGTGGAATACGAGACCGAGAAGCGTCACTACGCACACGTCGACGCCCCTGGTCACGCTGACTACATCAAGAACATGATCACCGGTGCGGCCCAGATGGACGGCG
This sequence is a window from Gordonia insulae. Protein-coding genes within it:
- the rpsL gene encoding 30S ribosomal protein S12 — encoded protein: MPTINQLVRKGRHDKPAKTKTAALKGSPQRRGVCTRVYTTTPKKPNSALRKVARVRLTSSVEVTAYIPGEGHNLQEHSMVLVRGGRVKDLPGVRYKVIRGSLDTQGVKDRKQARSRYGAKKGN
- the rpsG gene encoding 30S ribosomal protein S7: MPRKGPAPKRPLINDPVYGSPLVTQLVNKILLDGKKSTAERIVYQALEQARDKTGTDPVVTLKRALDNVKPTLEVKSRRVGGATYQVPIEVKPGRANTLALRWLVTFSRQRREKTMVERLANELLDASNGLGASVKRREDTHKMAEANRAFAHYRW
- the fusA gene encoding elongation factor G — encoded protein: MAQEVLSDLNKVRNIGIMAHIDAGKTTATERILYYTGVNYKIGETHDGASTTDWMEQEKERGITITSAAVTCFWNKNQINIIDTPGHVDFTVEVERSLRVLDGAVAVFDGKEGVEPQSEQVWRQAEKYDVPRICFVNKMDKLGADFFFTVRTIEERLGAKPLVLQLPIGAEDNFDGVVDLIEQKAITWRGTVEIGAAPTIEEIPADLADQAAEYREKLLETVAETDEALLEKYFGGEELTTDEIKAAIRKLTIAREYYPVICGSAFKNKGVQPMLDAIISYLPSPLDVPSVEGHAVGNEEEILSRKPSADEPFSALAFKIAAHPFFGKLTFVRVYSGHITAGTQVLNATKGKKERIGKLFQMHANKEMPVEDATAGHIYAMIGLKDTTTGDTLCDSSAPIVLESMSFPDPVINVSIEPKTKSDQEKLGTAIQKLAEEDPTFSVKLDEETGQTVIGGMGELHLDILVDRMKREFKVEANVGKPQVAYRETIRKTVDKHEFTHKKQTGGSGQFAKVIIKLEPLVDAEDGATYEFDNAVTGGRVPREYIPSVDAGAQDAMQYGVLAGYPLVNLKVTLLDGQYHDVDSSEMAFKIAGSQALKEAARMASPVILEPIMAVEVTTPEDYMGDVIGDLNSRRGQIQAMEERSGARVVKAQVPLSEMFGYIGDLRSKTQGRANYSMVFDSYAEVPANVSKEIIAKATGE